TTGGGCATAGTGTGCGGCAGTAGAGCCAATCGCCTGCTTGATTTGCGCCAGCGTGGCGTTATCGGCGACATCCACCACAATAGCTTGATCGATGCCGTAGCGCTTCTGAATTGCCGCTTCCAGCCCCATGAACATGTTCGGGGGTTGAATTACGCTGATTTATTCAGTACAGAATAAATCACAAGTGCAGACGGCAGTGGAGTGCGGTTCTTGATTTCCCTGTCTGCGACGGACATGGTAATTTAATGGGGTTTGTCGCCAAAATTTGGCATAATTCATCCGGTTACTGGATATCACAGGAAGGACAATGTGAAATATTTGCTGATTTTTTTACTCGTGCTGGCGATATTCATCATTTCTGTCACACTGGGTGCGCACAACGATCAGGTTGTGACATTTAACTACCTGCTGGCACAGGGGGAATATCGTATATCCACACTGCTTGCCACGCTGTTTGCCCTGGGTTTTGCCCTTGGCTGGGTTATCTGCGGTCTGTTTTATCTGCGTCAGCGCATTGCGCTTGGCCGTGCACAACGTAAAATTAAGCGTCTGGAACAACAGCTTTCTACCTCCACCGAGGAGAACGTGGCGCCAGTGCAGACGGTCACCCACTAAGGAATTCTCTCTATGTTAGAACTGCTGTTTCTGTTGCTGCCTGTGGCCGCCGCGTACGGTTGGTACATGGGTCGCAGAAGTGCGCAGCAGGACAAAGAGCAGGAGTCCAACCGCCTGTCACGTGACTATGTCACTGGGGTTAACTTTCTGTTGTCCAATCAGCAGGATAAGGCGGTTGAGCTATTCCTCGACATGCTCAAGGATGACAGCAACACCTTTGAAGCCCACCTCACGCTCGGTAACCTGTTTCGTTCGCGTGGCGAAGTTGACCGTGCGATTCGTATCCATCAGTCGCTGACTGAAAGCGCATCGTTAACCTTTGAACAGCGCCTGTTGGCGGTGCAACAACTGGGCCGTGACTACATGGCCGCTGGGCTGTATGACCGTGCTGAAGAAAGTTTCAACCAACTGGTGGATGAAGAAGATTTTCGACGCAGTGCCTTGCAGCAGCTCTTGCAGATCTATCAGGCGACCAGCGATTGGCCGACGGCAATCGATGTGGCGGAAAAGCTGGTCAAGATGGGAAAAGACCAGCTTCGTGTGGACATCGCGCATTTTTACTGTGAATTGGCGCTGTTGGCGATGGGCAGCGACGATCTAGATAAAGCGCTAGCGCTCCTGAAAAAAGGGGCGGCGGCGGACAGTCAATGTGCCCGTGCGTCTATCATGATGGGGCGCATCTACATGGCGCAGCAGGATTATTCACGCGCCGTGGAAGCCTTGCGACAGGTTCTCGACCAGGATAAAGAGCTGGTCAGTGAAACGCTGCCGATGCTGCAAGAGTGCTATCAGCATTTAGATAAGCCTTTGGATTGGGCAAATTTCCTCAGACGCTGCGTAGAAGAAAATACCGGTGCAACGGCTGAATTGATGCTGGCCGATATCCTCGAAAGAGAAGAGGGCGCTGAGGTTGCACAGACTTATATTAACCGTCAGCTTCAACGTCACCCCACAATGCGCGTGTTCCATCGCCTGATGGATTTTCACCTGCATGAAGCGGAAGACGGACGAACAAAAGAAAATCTTCAGGGATTGCGCGACATGGTGGGCGAACAGATTCGCACCAAACCCCGCTATAGCTGCCGCAAATGTGGCTTCACGTCACAATCACTCTATTGGCAATGTCCTTCCTGCCGCACCTGGGCCAGCGTAAAGCCAATCCGTGGATTAGACGGGCAATAACCTCTTACGATATCGAGTGGGTTTTTTTTAATGCGATTTAGTTACAACATACTAATGACTACATGTGATTTCGGTTCCAGCTAGCTTCTTTAATCGCATTGGTCTTCAGGCGGCTGGGATTTCAGGGGCGGGGCATGTAGAATGCGGCGGGAATTTTGGCTTCGCAAGAGACTGGGTGACGAATGAAAAACGAGAATCTACAGCAAAAGAATCAAACGGTATCCTCCCCGATTGTGGTCGCGCTGGACTATGCCAGTCAGCAGGCCGCGCTGTCGTTTGTTGACCGTATCGATCCGCAGGATTGCCGTTTGAAGGTAGGCAAAGAGATGTTTACCTTATTCGGCCCACAGTTCGTGCAGACGCTACAACAGCGCGGTTTTGACGTGTTTCTCGATCTGAAATTCCACGATATTCCGAACACCGTCGCTCACGCCGTTGCGGCCGCGGCCGATCTTGGCGTCTGGATGGTCAATGTCCACGCCAGCGGCGGTTCGCGCATGATGACGGCAGCGAAAGAAGCGCTGGTGCCGTTTGGTAACAATGCGCCGCTACTGATTGCCGTGACCGTGTTAACCAGCATGGATGAAGACGATCTGCGCGGGCTTGGCATTACCGTCAGTCCGGCGGAGCAGGCTGAACGACTGGCGGTGTTAACGCACAACAGCGGGCTAGATGGCGTGGTGTGTTCCGCACATGAAGCGCATCGGTTGAAGCAGGTGTGCGGACAGGCATTTAAGCTGGTCACACCGGGAATTCGTCCCGCTGGCAGCGACGTTGGCGATCAGCGCCGCATCATGACGCCGGTTCAGGCGCAGCAGGCTGGCGTCGATTATATGGTGATTGGGCGTCCGATCACCCAATCAGCGGACCCCGCACAAACACTGCGTGAGATCCGCGCCTCATTGTTAAACGGTGCGGCATCATGAACATGCGTCGCGACGAGAATAGCCAACTGGTTTACTCCACGGAAACCGGGCGAATTAAGCCGGAAGAAGAGAAGGTGGTTAGGCCGAAAGGCGATGGGATTGTGCGCATCCAGCGTCAGACCAGTGGACGTAAAGGAAAGGGCGTATGCCTGATTAGCGGCCTCGATCTTGACGATGCTGCGCTGGATAAGCTGGCGGCTGAATTGAAGAAAAAATGCGGATGTGGCGGTTCAGTGAAAGATGGTGTGATCGAAATTCAGGGAGATAAACGCGATCTGCTAAAACAGCTGCTGGAAGCGAAAGGAATGAAAGTTAAGCTGGCTGGCGGCTAAAGCACATGCGGCTTGAAGTATGACGAGTATAAAAAGCAGCAGGTTTACTCCCGTGAACCTGCTGCCCACAAATTCGTTATTTATCGACCTGACGGCCAATCAGCCCGCCGATAGCCGCACCGCCCAGCGTTCCTAATGTTCCACCATTTGTTAAGATCGCCCCACCGACTGCACCGGCACCGGCACCAATCGCGGTATTACGGTCACGTTTGGACATGTTTGAACAGCCTGCAAGCGTTACAGCAAGTGTAATTGCCAGTGTGGCTGTTGCAAAACGTTTGTTTAATTTCATTTTCTTCCCCTTTCTGCTCTTTGTCTCACGTTTCTTGTGAGGAAAATATCGAACGGCGTGCTTTTTACGGTATTAAATAAAGAAATCGGCCTTCTGCTGCTTGATGACAAGTATAATCATCGGGAAAAACGGCAACAGGTAAAAACTCTTAATTCCCCTGCGTTATGTTAACGATGGCAATAATTGATAGGAATGGTTGTTTTTAGCTCAATCCTGCGGGGTGTCTCTTTCTTTTTTCCATAGCAGAACACCGCTAGGTCTTTAGCGATTTAGCCCATAGCGACGATCTCGTCAGGCCGCGAGAATGGTGTTATCGCGTCGAGGGGAGGCTGTTATGTTAGAAACGCTAAAAAAACAGGTATTGAAAGCCAATCTGGCCTTGCCGCAGCACAATCTGGTGACGTTTACCTGGGGAAATGTCAGTGCGGTGGATCGACAGCGCGGCCTGATGGTGATCAAACCTTCCGGCGTGGAGTATTCGGCCATGACGCTGGAGGACATGGTTGTCGTTGAACTGGAAAGCGGCAACGTGGTGGAGGGGACGAAGAAACCGTCGTCAGATACCGATACCCACCGCGTGCTGTATCTGGAATTTGCCGAGATCGGCGGCATTGTGCATACCCATTCCCGCCATGCCACGATCTGGGCGCAAGCGGGCAAAGATATCCCCGCTTGGGGAACGACGCACGCGGACTATTTTTATGGTCCTATACCCTGTACACGCCTGATGACGGATGAAGAAATCAACGGGCGCTATGAGTGGGAAACCGGGCAAGTGATCGTCGAAACGTTCCAGCAGCGTGGCATTTCTCCGGTAGATGTCCCTGCCGTATTAGTTAACTCGCACGGCCCCTTTGCATGGGGGAAAGATGCAGATAACGCGGTGCACAATGCTGTTGTTCTGGAAGAACTTGCCTACATGGGAATTTTCTCGCGCCAGCTAACGCCTCAATTGGGCGAGATGCAGCAAACCTTACTGGATAAACACTATTTGCGTAAGCACGGTAAGAACGCCTATTACGGACAATAAACCGCAGCGGTTACTTTCACTTTCCATTTAAGTTACATAGCGCCGCATTTGCGGCGCTATTGTTATTATAGCGGCCAGGGCGACGCCATAAAAATCTATGGTCACCCCCGTTTTTGCAACACCGATTTTGATTTATGATGGGCTTGCTTAAATCTATACGGCGTCTGATGGGTAACTCTGCGTTGCCCGCGCCACGATGAAGTCCGCACCTGCTGAACCTTAAAAATCCGGCGGCTTCAAAGAGCCATTTTTTATGTCAGGTTCATCCGCAGGTCGCTGTGCCGTTCATGTCATCAATAATCAGTCTTCGCAAAACCAGATGGTAACCCGGTAATACCTCAGAGCTAACAGCCGCTAACTGTTAGCTCTTTTAGTGACTAAAGGCGGTGCGGTGCACCGTCACTGCCCAGGCTATTCGGGCCAGTTTATTGGCTAGTCCGCATGCCACTACGTTCGAGTGATGCCGCGTCTGCTGCACCTTCACCCACTCAGCCAGTCGCCCCGGATTATGCTCGAGCCGCTGCATAAAAACCCGTGCGCACTGGACTAACAGCCGTCGCATATTTTTATCCCCCCGCTTACTTATCCCCATCAGCGTCGTTTTTCCGCCCGTGCTGTACTGTCGTGGGACCAATCCCGTCGAAGCGGCAAAGTCCCGACTGCTGGCGTAGTTTTTCCCATCGCCCAGCTTCGTTGCCAGAAGACTCGCCGTTATCATTCCGACGCCGGGAATGGTCAGCAAACGCTGCGCGGTATCATCATCCGCCATGTGCGTTTTTAGCTCCTGTTCGAGCCCTTCAATCTGTTCGCTGAGATAAGAATAATGCTGATGAAGCCGGAGAAGCAGGCGGGTTAAATAAGGGGGAAGTTGATGTTCTTCAAGCACCGCGGTCAGACGCCGGATAACGGCAATGCCGCGCGGCATACTTATCCCGAACTCCAGCAGGAAAGCGTGCATCTGGTTAGTGGCTTTGACGCGCTCCCTGACGAGGGCATCACGAACGCGATGCAATGCAGACATCGCCTGCTGGTCTTCCGTTCGTGGCGTAACGAAGCGCATAGAGGGCCGCGATGCCGCTTCACAGATAGCTTCTGCATCAATAAAATCATTCTTGTTACTTTTAACAAAAGGCCGAACAAACTGCGGTGAAATGAGTTTAACCTGATGGCCGAGTTGGCTGATGTGTCGGGCCATAAAGTGCGCACCGGCGCAGGATTCCATCACAACGGTGGCGGCAGAACAGGTGGAAAGAAAGGCGGTTAACTGGGTGCGAGAAAACTTCTTACGTAGCAATGCATGGCCGCTTTTATCCTGAGCGTGGACATGGAACGAATGCTTGCCGAGGTCGATACCGATGAGCGTAACGTTTTGCATGATGATCCCCTTCAGAAAGAAAAACACCCTGTCAGCGTACCGCTCACAGGGTGGGGGTGACCATCTCATTAATCCCTCCGCGAGGGAGGGATTGGAGAAGATGTGTCGATGATGCTTAAGGCTGAGCGTCGTCTCGTAAGACAATCGGGCTCTCTTTTGCCGTTGGGACATCGCTATTCATCGCACGACGAATGACGAAGAAGGCGGAAATCAGCATCGTCACCGCCACCAGCATGAAGAACCCACACAGCGCGGCGTTGATCTGGTTACTGAAGACGATGGTTTCCATGTCTTTAATCGATTTGGCCGGTGCGATCAGCGTATTCTGTTCAATACCCGTCGTGAAGCGTTTCGCCTGAGCCAGAAAGCCGATGCTCGGTTTTTCATGGAAGATTTTCTGCCAACCCGCCGTCATCGACGTGATAAACAGCCAGACGGTAGGCACGATAGTCACCCACGCATAGCGCTGCTTCTTCATCTTAAACAACACCACGGTGCCGAGAATCAACGCCATCGAGGCCAGCATCTGGTTACCGATACCGAACAGCGGCCAGAGTGTATTGATCCCGCCCAGTGGATCGATCACGCCCTGATACACGAAGAATCCCCAGCCGGAAACGGCAACGGTCGTACCGGCCAGATTCCCAAGCCAGGAATGGCTGTTCGCTAATCTGGGAATCGCAATACCGACCAGATCCTGCACCATAAAGCGACAGGCGCGCGTCCCAGCGTCAACGGCGGTCAGAATGAACAGGGCTTCAAACAGAATCGCGAAGTGATACCAGAATGCCATCATCGCTCGGCTGTTAAAGATTTCCGTGATGATGTAGGCCATACCGACCGCGAAGGTCGGTGCGCCACCGGCGCGCGAAAGAATAGAGGCTTCGCCAACGTCATTGGCAATGGCACTCAATTCCTGCGGGGTAATCACAAATCCCCAGTTGTTGATGGCTAACGAGGCGCTCTCAACCGTGGTGCCGATCAAGGCGGCGGGTGAGTTCATGGCGAAGTAGATACCTGGTTCGATAACCGAGGCACAAATCAGCGCCATAATCGCCACGAAGGATTCCATCAGCATGGCACCATAACCGATGAAGCGGATATGACTTTCTCGTTCAATCAACTTCGGCGTGGTGCCGCTGGAAACCAGTGCGTGGAAGCCGGAAATCGCGCCGCAGGCGATGGTGATAAACAGGAAGGGGAACAGCGTACCCGAGAAGACTGGGCCGCTGCCGTCAATAAAACGAGAAACGGCAGGCATTTTCATTTCCGGCATCGCGAATACAATACCGAAGGCCAGCCCGACAATCACCCCGATTTTCAGGAACGTAGAGAGATAATCACGCGGTGCCAGCAGCAACCAGACGGGCAGGACGGATGCCACGAAGCCGTAAATCACCAGTACCCAGGTGAGTGACGTCCCTTTCAGCGTGAAGAACGGCCCCCAGTAAGGGTGTGCGGCGATGTTACCGCCATACACAATCGCCAGCATCATCAGCACAAAACCGATGATAGACACTTCAGCGATTTTGCCCGGACGTAAAAAGCGCATGTAAACGCCCATGAAGAGTGCGATAGGGATGGTGGCGGCAATCGTGAACAATCCCCACGGACTTTCTGCCAGCGCCTTAACGACGACCAGCGCCAGCGCCGAGAGAATGATGATCATCACGCCCAGCGCGCCGAGCATCGTGATAATACCCGCGAACGTGCCTAGCTCCTGTTTTGCCATCTCACCCAGAGAACGACCGTCCCGGCGGGTTGAGATAAACAGCACCAGAAAATCCTGCACAGCACCTGCCAGCATCACGCCGACCAAAATCCAGATCGTACCGGGTAGGAAGCCCATCTGTGCGGCGAGAATCGGCCCGACCAGCGGCCCGGCCCCGGCGATGGCGGCGAAGTGGTGGCCGAACAGTACCCATTTATTGGTGGGGACGTAATCCAGACCGTCGTTATGACGCTCCGCCGGTGTCAGTCGGCGATCGTCGAGCTCAAACACTTTTTTGGCGATAAACAGGCTGTAAAACCGATAGGCGATGCTGTAACACGATACCGCAGCGATAACCAACCACACGGCATTGACGTGTTCACCGCGGCTTAGCGCCAGCGTGGCGAACGAAAAGGCGCCCGCCAGGCCGACTAGCAGCCAGATCACAATGCTCTTTACGTTATTCATAACAACGGCTCCTTCGTTATTCAGAAAAGGCATACCGTAATACTTCAAGCTGCATGTGCGTTGGCAATACTCGGCTCATTTCTGAGCCTCGTCCTGAAGGGCCGCGGCAACCCGAATTATTTGAGGTATATAGCGCAGGTGTTAATGCAATTTAACAATAGTGGGTTTAATGGCGAAGAGAAGGGAATGGATGAGAAAATGTGAGCGAACGTGAATTTTTGTAAAGAAACTTAAAGCGTAAACAAGGGTTAACGTGAGAGTACGATAAAAATAACTACGGTAAAAACAAGATGGCCCTGCCGAGGAAAATTTATAGAGTGGCGGTGCCGATTCGCTTAAGGCAGAACGTTCTAGGCGGCGCAGCAGGAGCGTATCGAGAGCGTATCGAGATAGTCCGTTTTTAAACGCTGCAAACTACCTTCGACGGACGCGATGATATGCGCTAGCCCTGACGAATGCCGCATGTGGATTGCAGAAAAATGGATTCCCGGCGGATGGTGGTCTTCTGGTGAGGGTTGCACGTCCGCCGAGATGGCTCGGCGGCATGGCACTTACGCGGCAGGTTTTGCCACGATGCTGCGGGTTTCCAGACGAACCTCAGCGATAACGACGTCCAGCGTATCTCCTTGGCGATAAACGACTTCGCCTTTCACTGACAGGGTGCCCATTTCCTGACTGCATACCAGCTCATCACGCACGGCATGGATAAAGGAGGACGGGATAAACGCCACCGCGCCGTTGTCCAGCAGGCGAACGCGCAGGCCACCGCGTGTGATGTCTATGATTTCCGCATTGAAGCGACTATCCGTACCGGCTTTATCTTTGAGGTAGCGGGCGTACAGCCAGTCGCCGACGTCGCGCTCAGCCATACGATTAAGGCGGCGGCGTTCTGCCAACTGGACCGTGACGTCGTCCTGCGGTTTTTCCGCTGCCTGTCCGGTGATAACCGCTTTCAACAAACGGTGGTTCACCATATCGCCGTATTTACGGATCGGCGATGTCCAGGTGGCGTAGGCTTCCAGCCCCAGACCAAAGTGCGGCCCCGGCGTGGTGCTCACTTCTGCGAAAGACTGGAAGCGGCGAATGCGGCTGTCCAGGAACTGCGTCGGTTGGGCATCCAGCTCGCGGCGCAACGTGCAGAAGCCCTCCAGCGTCAACAGCGCTTGCGCGTCAGCTTGAACGCCGTGGGTATCCAATACGGCAACCGCCTGTTCAATAGACGCAGGATCGAAGCCGTTGTGCACGTTATAGATGCCGAAACCCAGCTTATCGCGCAGCACAATGGCCGCACAGACGTTGGCCGCAATCATGGATTCTTCAACGATACGGTTAGCGATGCGGCGATGTTCAACCACGATATCCAACACATCGCCTTTATCACCCAGCAGGAAGCGGTAATCCGGGCGATCTTTAAATACCAGCGCGTGGGTGGTGCGCCATTCGCTACGAGCCAGACAGAGGCGGTGCAGCAAACGAATTTGTTCGGCAATCGCGTCATTTTGCGGCTGCCATTCGCCTTGATTTTCCAGCCAGTCAGAGACGTTGTCATACGCTAACTTGGCTTTGGATTCGATCCAGGCGGCAAAGAAGTGAATGTCGTCACCCAACGCACCGTCGGCGGCAATCGTCACGCGGCAGGCAAGAACAGGGCGACGCTCGTCCGGGCGCAGGGAACAGATGTCGTCCGACAGCGGGCGCGGCAGCATCGGGATGTTGAAGCCGGGCAGATAGTTGGTGAAGGCGCGCTGGCGTGCAATGTTGTCCAACTCGCTACCCGCAGCGACATACGCGGTCGGATCGGCAATCGCGATGGTCAATTGCAGTGAACCATCACCGTTGTCCTGCACATACAGCGCATCGTCCATATCTTCAGTGCTGGCGCTGTCGATAGTGACAAAGCTCAGCGCGGTGAGATCGTCACGGACGAGTTCGCTGTCATGGCGCTCAGTCGTTTCAACCTCTGGGGCTGAGCGCTCCAGATTATGGCGTGACAATGTCACCCACCACGGTACCAGCGGGTCATCACCCGTGGTGATGTACTGCGTCAGTTCAGCATGAAATCCACGGTCGCCCTTCAACGGGTGACGGCGCATTTCGGCTACGGCCCAATCGCCTTCTTGAAAATCGTGCGTGACATCGCGCGCGGCGCGGCAAGGAATGGCATCTTTCAGCAGCGGGTGATCAGGTGTAATGGATAAGCGGTCGTCTTTTTTATGGATGCGCCCAACAAATCGGGTCAGGAAGGGTTCGATCAGCGTTTCTGGCTCGACAATTTCCCGCTCTTTTTCCGTATGCAGGGTGGCGGTAATCCGGTCACCGTGCATCACTTTTTTCATGTGCGGAGGGGGAATGAAATAGCTTTTTTGTCCGTCAGCTTCAAGAAAGCCAAATCCTTTATCGGTGCCTTTGACGACACCTTCAACACGCGGTGTCTGAGAGTGAAGTTGCTGTTTTAGCTGTGCAAGCAGCGGATTATCTTGAAACATAGCGTCCAGAAATACGGTTGTGAGTAGCTCAATTAGCCATTCACAGTTTTACTCGAATCGGGTGCTGGCGGCAAGAATAATCGGGGGAAGTGTGGTCGCAGAACGACGGCAGAAGCGCGGATAAACCCGAGTAAAGTCAACGCTGATGTGAACGTGTTCACCTGCCGTGCACGTGATTGGTTGCCCGCACGCTGGCGATGGAATTTCTGCGCCGGGTCATCCCCATCGCCCAGGTCCAAATCACGCGCGGCGACTGCTGATAAATCGCGGCCATGTGGCGCAACTGTACTTCGCTGAGGCGCAGAACTTCTTTGATGCGGCACTGCAGTGGTTGTAAGCTCAGTCGTAAAGGCTTTCGTCCTGTACCGGTACAACCGATTTACTGGCACGCAATCGCCTGACGGACTGGTGAACCACCAGCGTACCGTTTAGTAGCAGGTTGCCAACTGGGGCTTCGGGGCGGATCAGGCGATATTGCAGCAGCCTTATCGCCTCTTCGCCCAGCGCCTCACGCGGCACATGTACCGATGTGAGCGGCACGTCGTGAATGGCTGAGAGATTGAATCCATCCATGCTCATCACCGAGACATCTTGCGGCACGTGCAATCCTGCTTTGGTCAAAGCATTGACCACCCCAACCGCGATGAAATCACCACCTGCCAAAATCGCTGTAGGTCGCTTATCCTGCGGACAGCGGGCTAAAAAGGCCGTCATCGTCTGTTCGGCATCCGTCGTGCTGAAATTATCTAATGTCAGCAAGTTATCCTCGGGGGAAAACGGCAGATTATGGTGCTGATAGGCATCCCGAATCCCGTCCAGACGTAACTCCATCGTGTAGCGACGCAGGCACAGCAGAGTCAATACGTTATGGTGACCTTGTTCAAAGAGATAGTGGGCGGAGAACTCGCCAATCAGTCGGTGCGCGGGCGCCACACCCGGTAATCGCATCTTGCGGTCGATGCAGTTAATCAATATGCAGGGTTTACCGCTGTCTGCCGCCAGCGCGTGAATATAGGGATCGTCGATGCCGATCAGCAGCGCCGCCTCCGTAGCCGGATCGCGCATTTTGTCTAAAAATAGCGCCGCATCGCTGTCATTTTCCTCCAGCCCGCAGTAGCGCACTCGCACATCGTGTGGCTTCAGGGCATCAATGATGCTCTGTACCACCTTGTGATAGAAGATGTCGGACCGAATATCAAACGCGCGCGGCGGGGCGAAAATAGTGAGTCCATTCAAGAGCAGGCGGCCGTTGGCGAGATCGGCCAGTACGCCGCACTGGCGTGCGCAGTTGAGAATGTCCATTTTTGCCTGCTCGCTGGTATTGGACTGACCAGACAGCACGCGTGAGACCGTACTGATCGAGTAGCCCGTCCGCTGCGCAATTTCGCGTATTTTCAGGTTTCCTTTCATTTTGTGATCCCGTTCACCTTCGAAAATGACAAAGTTTTCATTGCTATCTATTACCTATTTTCAGGCGCTATAGACCGTTTTTTGTCTTGATTTTGACCATAGCATGAAAATGTTTTCAAAAAAGTGAGTGTTTCACGATTTTCAATTGTTCTACTCTCATTTTGGTAAACCAATTTCAGTGATTAGATGCAATAAAAAAGAATTTAACTCAATAAATACAATGATATGAAAATGGTTTGATTACTCGATAGGCTATAAATACAAAAATGCCGTCGAGATATCAGACCAATGTAACCCTACTTTCCTGTAAAGGAGTCACCATGAGTCTCGACATCAATTCGTCCTCCATCGCTACCAAAGGTAAACGGACATTCAGAAATCTGCGCTGGTGGGTGCTGAGCCTGTTCCTGCTCGGCGTTACCGTGAATTACATCACCCGTAATTCGCTGGGCATTCTGGCACCAGAACTGAAAACCAGTATGGGCATCACCACCGAGCAATATTCCTGGATCGTCGGTGCATTCCAGCTGGCGTATACCCTTTTTCAGCCGATTTGCGGCTGGCTGATTGATGTTATCGGTCTGAAAATTGGCTTTATGATCTGCGCGGTGATCTGGGCGCTGATGTGCATCTTCCACGCGGGCGCGGGAAGCTGGCTGCATCTGGCGATCTTGCGTTTCTTTATGGGCGCGTCCGAAGCGGCGGCGACACCGGCGAATGCCAAAACGCTGGGCGAGTGGTTCCCTAAAAAGGAACGCCCGATTGCGGCAGGCTGGGCTGGTGTTGGTTTCTCTATCGGCGCGATGCTGGCACCGCCGATTATCGTTGTGGCGCATGCCTATCTGGGCTGGCAGGGCGCGTTTATGTTCAGCGGTGGGCTGGCGCTACTGTGGGTGATTCTGTGGTGGCTGTTCTATCACAACCCCGAAGATCACCCGAATTTAAGCCGCGAGGAGCTGGATTTCATCCGTCAGGACAATGAGGCACCTCCGGTCA
This genomic interval from Pectobacterium aquaticum contains the following:
- a CDS encoding carbon starvation CstA family protein — protein: MNNVKSIVIWLLVGLAGAFSFATLALSRGEHVNAVWLVIAAVSCYSIAYRFYSLFIAKKVFELDDRRLTPAERHNDGLDYVPTNKWVLFGHHFAAIAGAGPLVGPILAAQMGFLPGTIWILVGVMLAGAVQDFLVLFISTRRDGRSLGEMAKQELGTFAGIITMLGALGVMIIILSALALVVVKALAESPWGLFTIAATIPIALFMGVYMRFLRPGKIAEVSIIGFVLMMLAIVYGGNIAAHPYWGPFFTLKGTSLTWVLVIYGFVASVLPVWLLLAPRDYLSTFLKIGVIVGLAFGIVFAMPEMKMPAVSRFIDGSGPVFSGTLFPFLFITIACGAISGFHALVSSGTTPKLIERESHIRFIGYGAMLMESFVAIMALICASVIEPGIYFAMNSPAALIGTTVESASLAINNWGFVITPQELSAIANDVGEASILSRAGGAPTFAVGMAYIITEIFNSRAMMAFWYHFAILFEALFILTAVDAGTRACRFMVQDLVGIAIPRLANSHSWLGNLAGTTVAVSGWGFFVYQGVIDPLGGINTLWPLFGIGNQMLASMALILGTVVLFKMKKQRYAWVTIVPTVWLFITSMTAGWQKIFHEKPSIGFLAQAKRFTTGIEQNTLIAPAKSIKDMETIVFSNQINAALCGFFMLVAVTMLISAFFVIRRAMNSDVPTAKESPIVLRDDAQP
- the pyrF gene encoding orotidine-5'-phosphate decarboxylase — its product is MKNENLQQKNQTVSSPIVVALDYASQQAALSFVDRIDPQDCRLKVGKEMFTLFGPQFVQTLQQRGFDVFLDLKFHDIPNTVAHAVAAAADLGVWMVNVHASGGSRMMTAAKEALVPFGNNAPLLIAVTVLTSMDEDDLRGLGITVSPAEQAERLAVLTHNSGLDGVVCSAHEAHRLKQVCGQAFKLVTPGIRPAGSDVGDQRRIMTPVQAQQAGVDYMVIGRPITQSADPAQTLREIRASLLNGAAS
- a CDS encoding IS110 family transposase; this translates as MQNVTLIGIDLGKHSFHVHAQDKSGHALLRKKFSRTQLTAFLSTCSAATVVMESCAGAHFMARHISQLGHQVKLISPQFVRPFVKSNKNDFIDAEAICEAASRPSMRFVTPRTEDQQAMSALHRVRDALVRERVKATNQMHAFLLEFGISMPRGIAVIRRLTAVLEEHQLPPYLTRLLLRLHQHYSYLSEQIEGLEQELKTHMADDDTAQRLLTIPGVGMITASLLATKLGDGKNYASSRDFAASTGLVPRQYSTGGKTTLMGISKRGDKNMRRLLVQCARVFMQRLEHNPGRLAEWVKVQQTRHHSNVVACGLANKLARIAWAVTVHRTAFSH
- the araD gene encoding L-ribulose-5-phosphate 4-epimerase, with the protein product MLETLKKQVLKANLALPQHNLVTFTWGNVSAVDRQRGLMVIKPSGVEYSAMTLEDMVVVELESGNVVEGTKKPSSDTDTHRVLYLEFAEIGGIVHTHSRHATIWAQAGKDIPAWGTTHADYFYGPIPCTRLMTDEEINGRYEWETGQVIVETFQQRGISPVDVPAVLVNSHGPFAWGKDADNAVHNAVVLEELAYMGIFSRQLTPQLGEMQQTLLDKHYLRKHGKNAYYGQ
- a CDS encoding LapA family protein encodes the protein MKYLLIFLLVLAIFIISVTLGAHNDQVVTFNYLLAQGEYRISTLLATLFALGFALGWVICGLFYLRQRIALGRAQRKIKRLEQQLSTSTEENVAPVQTVTH
- the lapB gene encoding lipopolysaccharide assembly protein LapB; protein product: MLELLFLLLPVAAAYGWYMGRRSAQQDKEQESNRLSRDYVTGVNFLLSNQQDKAVELFLDMLKDDSNTFEAHLTLGNLFRSRGEVDRAIRIHQSLTESASLTFEQRLLAVQQLGRDYMAAGLYDRAEESFNQLVDEEDFRRSALQQLLQIYQATSDWPTAIDVAEKLVKMGKDQLRVDIAHFYCELALLAMGSDDLDKALALLKKGAAADSQCARASIMMGRIYMAQQDYSRAVEALRQVLDQDKELVSETLPMLQECYQHLDKPLDWANFLRRCVEENTGATAELMLADILEREEGAEVAQTYINRQLQRHPTMRVFHRLMDFHLHEAEDGRTKENLQGLRDMVGEQIRTKPRYSCRKCGFTSQSLYWQCPSCRTWASVKPIRGLDGQ
- the yciH gene encoding stress response translation initiation inhibitor YciH, with translation MNMRRDENSQLVYSTETGRIKPEEEKVVRPKGDGIVRIQRQTSGRKGKGVCLISGLDLDDAALDKLAAELKKKCGCGGSVKDGVIEIQGDKRDLLKQLLEAKGMKVKLAGG
- the osmB gene encoding osmotically-inducible lipoprotein OsmB, whose translation is MKLNKRFATATLAITLAVTLAGCSNMSKRDRNTAIGAGAGAVGGAILTNGGTLGTLGGAAIGGLIGRQVDK